Proteins from a genomic interval of Streptomyces sp. NBC_01445:
- the murA gene encoding UDP-N-acetylglucosamine 1-carboxyvinyltransferase: MNIASALEQPMAADRHTYRITGGVPLEGSVTASGAKNAVTKQIVAGLLTDQPCVLHGVPRILEVDLVLGMLAELGTQVTWLGEHSVRVHTPEVRETSLSAMYSGVNRIPILMMGPLLHRRGETIVPLPGGCTIGKRPIDFHLEGLRQMGADIAEHPTSVKVHVDRLTGAHIDLPFPSVGATENLLLAAVRASGTTVISNAAVEPEIVDLILMLQKMGALITINTDRTIMVEGVRELRGVEHTTIADRIEIASFAAAAIATDGRIEVRGARQEHLVTYLNTLRHIGGDFAETKDGLEFWRARPLTATDVETGVHPGFMTDWQQPLTVLLTQATGTSVVHETIYEDRFGYTEQLNAMGASVELTTRCLGAVACRFHGRDFQHTAKISGPRRLHGADLVIPDLRAGFGYVLAALVADGTSTIAGTRYLERGYEQPVAKLAAVGARITTQPI; the protein is encoded by the coding sequence ATGAATATCGCCAGCGCGCTGGAGCAGCCCATGGCAGCCGACCGTCACACCTACCGCATCACGGGTGGCGTACCGCTTGAGGGCTCCGTCACGGCATCGGGCGCGAAGAACGCCGTCACGAAGCAGATCGTGGCCGGCCTGCTGACCGACCAGCCGTGCGTGCTGCACGGAGTCCCCCGCATCCTGGAGGTCGACCTCGTCCTCGGCATGCTCGCCGAACTGGGCACCCAAGTGACCTGGCTCGGCGAGCACTCGGTCCGCGTGCACACCCCCGAAGTACGCGAAACGTCGCTGTCCGCTATGTACTCCGGCGTCAACCGCATCCCGATCCTCATGATGGGCCCCTTGCTCCACCGTCGCGGCGAAACGATCGTCCCCCTGCCCGGCGGCTGCACCATCGGCAAACGCCCCATCGACTTCCACCTCGAGGGACTGCGCCAGATGGGCGCCGACATCGCGGAACACCCCACCTCGGTGAAGGTCCACGTCGACAGGCTCACCGGCGCCCACATCGACCTGCCGTTCCCCTCCGTCGGCGCCACCGAGAACCTCCTCCTGGCGGCAGTCCGCGCCTCCGGGACCACCGTGATCTCCAACGCGGCCGTCGAGCCCGAGATCGTGGACCTGATCCTCATGCTCCAGAAAATGGGCGCCCTCATCACGATCAACACCGACCGCACCATCATGGTCGAGGGAGTCCGCGAACTACGCGGCGTCGAACACACCACCATCGCCGACCGCATCGAGATCGCCTCCTTCGCCGCGGCCGCCATCGCAACGGACGGACGCATCGAGGTCCGCGGGGCACGCCAGGAACACCTGGTCACCTACCTCAACACCCTGCGGCACATCGGCGGCGACTTCGCCGAAACCAAGGACGGCCTGGAATTCTGGAGGGCCCGGCCCCTGACCGCCACCGACGTCGAAACCGGCGTCCACCCCGGATTCATGACGGACTGGCAGCAGCCGCTCACCGTCCTGCTCACCCAGGCCACCGGCACCTCCGTCGTCCACGAAACCATCTACGAAGACCGCTTCGGCTACACCGAGCAGTTGAACGCCATGGGCGCCTCGGTGGAGCTCACCACCAGGTGCCTGGGAGCGGTCGCCTGCCGCTTCCACGGGCGGGACTTCCAGCACACCGCCAAGATCAGCGGCCCCCGACGCCTGCACGGCGCCGACCTCGTCATCCCAGACCTGCGGGCCGGCTTCGGCTACGTCCTCGCCGCACTCGTCGCCGACGGCACGAGCACCATCGCCGGAACCCGCTACCTGGAGCGCGGCTACGAACAGCCCGTCGCCAAGCTGGCCGCGGTCGGAGCCCGCATCACCACCCAGCCCATCTAA
- a CDS encoding ATP-binding protein: MAHARAHTVHALREWQIDDDIVEALRLIVSELVTNAMVHTASRTIEITVSVTATEAIVTVTDQGLSGTPIARRARPEEEHGRGLALVEALATRWESTPLADGTQVEAAVALPEQTAGAL; the protein is encoded by the coding sequence GTGGCTCACGCCCGCGCACACACGGTCCATGCTCTGCGGGAGTGGCAGATCGACGACGACATCGTCGAGGCCCTGCGCCTCATCGTCAGTGAGCTCGTCACCAACGCGATGGTCCACACAGCGAGTCGGACCATCGAGATCACTGTGTCCGTCACCGCCACTGAGGCCATCGTGACCGTCACCGACCAGGGACTGTCCGGGACACCCATCGCACGAAGAGCGCGCCCCGAGGAGGAGCACGGACGAGGCCTGGCCCTCGTCGAGGCCCTGGCCACCCGATGGGAGTCCACACCGCTCGCCGACGGGACCCAAGTTGAGGCCGCGGTCGCTCTCCCTGAGCAGACGGCAGGCGCGCTGTGA
- a CDS encoding class II aldolase/adducin family protein: MKHETERMHLLAALKDLKAWEVLNPAGGAVSVRLPDGNILMSCTRLAFDRWDASIRDFIVLDPDGRIVEQTGGLGASGTPMHLDLYRMLPRAGAIVHTHAPYALAFASLGLPIPSVTNRADAFGEIPCLQADDSAVKADFLADPVPLDLPQGMVQRPDVAAVTLLHYRPQLEEIIAPRAEEMQRHGLAFTLYRHGAFTVGRQLEETTDLMLRLEESARTAVLQAALTGGVIFPNRLYREAERLSLTDATTVPPVSSYRTRRVPA, encoded by the coding sequence GTGAAGCACGAGACCGAGCGCATGCACCTCCTGGCTGCCCTGAAAGACCTCAAGGCGTGGGAGGTGCTCAACCCTGCCGGCGGGGCCGTATCGGTGCGCCTGCCGGACGGCAACATCCTCATGTCCTGCACGCGGCTCGCGTTCGACCGCTGGGACGCCTCGATCCGCGACTTCATCGTGCTGGACCCGGACGGCCGGATTGTCGAGCAGACCGGTGGTCTGGGCGCCTCCGGCACCCCCATGCACCTGGACCTGTACCGGATGCTGCCCCGCGCCGGTGCGATCGTGCACACGCACGCGCCCTACGCCCTCGCCTTCGCCTCCCTGGGCCTGCCGATCCCGTCGGTGACCAACCGGGCCGACGCCTTCGGTGAGATCCCCTGCCTCCAAGCCGACGACAGCGCCGTCAAAGCGGACTTCCTCGCCGACCCGGTACCTCTGGACCTGCCCCAGGGCATGGTGCAACGCCCCGACGTGGCCGCCGTCACCCTGCTGCACTACAGGCCCCAGCTGGAGGAAATCATCGCTCCGCGCGCCGAGGAGATGCAGCGCCACGGGCTCGCCTTCACCCTCTACCGGCACGGAGCATTCACCGTCGGCCGCCAACTGGAGGAGACCACCGACCTCATGCTGCGCCTGGAGGAGAGCGCCCGCACCGCCGTTCTGCAGGCCGCGCTGACCGGGGGCGTCATCTTCCCGAACCGGTTGTACCGCGAGGCCGAACGGCTGTCCCTGACCGATGCAACCACCGTCCCACCGGTATCGTCCTATCGCACGAGGCGGGTTCCGGCGTGA
- a CDS encoding helix-turn-helix domain-containing protein produces the protein MGVDAAESERIERMQARLARRLVDLRTAQGWSLEDLERRTGVSRSTLSRIERAVTDPTTTCLAKVCAAYGRTVSGLLAEAEDAPLTHGTVIDAGERIQHDHAD, from the coding sequence ATGGGAGTTGACGCGGCGGAGTCCGAGAGAATCGAGCGAATGCAAGCCCGCCTGGCGCGCCGACTCGTGGACCTGCGGACAGCTCAGGGCTGGTCACTGGAGGACCTAGAGAGGCGCACGGGCGTGAGCCGCTCGACGCTGTCGCGGATCGAGCGGGCAGTGACCGACCCAACGACGACGTGCCTGGCAAAGGTGTGCGCCGCCTACGGGCGCACCGTGTCCGGCCTATTGGCTGAAGCAGAAGACGCACCCCTGACACACGGGACAGTCATCGACGCGGGCGAGCGGATACAGCACGACCACGCAGACTGA
- a CDS encoding Pycsar system effector family protein, translating to MTPVGPAADRSPERDMFTVLHATHQQADTKAGVLAAALAALASTAGGWSRPAVLLWERGGAAGLLAGGLLAAFVCGLAGGAVSLAAALTPRLLRDPGGNRYSFLQLAAASDEQPADAADAHEASASGELSRTVRFLARVAVRKHRWLRAGVACTAVVGVAAGLGATLLPPLV from the coding sequence ATGACACCTGTCGGGCCGGCAGCCGACCGTAGCCCCGAGCGGGACATGTTCACCGTGCTGCACGCGACCCACCAGCAGGCGGACACCAAAGCCGGCGTGCTGGCGGCGGCGCTGGCCGCGCTGGCCAGCACGGCGGGCGGGTGGAGCCGCCCCGCGGTGCTCCTGTGGGAGCGCGGTGGGGCGGCCGGGCTGCTCGCCGGAGGGCTGCTCGCCGCGTTCGTCTGCGGATTGGCTGGCGGCGCGGTGAGCCTGGCCGCGGCGTTGACCCCGCGCCTGCTGCGGGACCCGGGGGGCAACCGCTACAGCTTCCTCCAGCTGGCCGCCGCTTCCGACGAGCAGCCGGCGGATGCCGCGGATGCCCACGAAGCATCGGCAAGCGGGGAGTTGTCGCGTACGGTGCGGTTCCTCGCCCGGGTTGCCGTGCGCAAGCACCGCTGGCTGCGGGCCGGGGTGGCCTGCACCGCTGTCGTTGGCGTGGCCGCGGGCCTCGGCGCGACGTTGCTGCCGCCCTTGGTCTGA
- a CDS encoding Crp/Fnr family transcriptional regulator, with amino-acid sequence MTSLRAVGAGMGQWIESEGWPARSLLGTLPEPERTELLNLGTRTRIEAGGVLLREGMRDRHALLLLSGLTKVTATVENGESSLLAVRAAGDTVGEMAALAGTPRSATVIACGPLTAQVLPSGALRGLLLRRPQISIALTGLVADRLRWANRRRLDFHGYPTKVRLARLLVELAAAYGSPGHGGVVIGCRLTQPELATLVGAAETTIHKVLRDLREEGLVETGYRATTIRNVPQLRLLADLAPGQP; translated from the coding sequence ATGACCTCGTTGAGAGCCGTGGGGGCAGGTATGGGCCAGTGGATCGAGTCCGAGGGGTGGCCGGCGCGCAGCCTGCTGGGGACGCTGCCGGAGCCGGAACGGACAGAGCTGCTGAACTTGGGCACCCGGACGCGCATCGAGGCCGGGGGCGTGCTGCTCCGGGAGGGGATGCGGGATCGGCACGCGCTGCTGCTGCTGTCCGGCCTCACCAAGGTCACGGCGACGGTGGAGAACGGCGAGAGTTCCCTGCTTGCGGTCCGGGCCGCCGGGGACACAGTGGGCGAAATGGCCGCCCTGGCCGGCACGCCCCGCTCCGCGACCGTCATCGCCTGCGGCCCCCTGACGGCCCAGGTGCTGCCGAGTGGCGCACTGCGCGGACTGCTATTGCGCCGCCCGCAGATCTCCATTGCCCTGACCGGCCTCGTCGCCGACCGGCTGCGCTGGGCGAACCGGCGTCGGCTCGACTTCCATGGCTACCCGACGAAAGTGCGGCTGGCCCGGCTGCTGGTGGAGCTGGCGGCCGCGTACGGCTCGCCCGGACACGGCGGCGTGGTGATCGGCTGCCGGCTGACGCAGCCGGAGCTGGCCACCCTGGTCGGCGCCGCCGAGACGACCATCCACAAGGTGCTGCGCGACCTGCGCGAGGAGGGCTTGGTGGAGACGGGTTACCGGGCCACCACCATCCGGAATGTGCCCCAGCTCAGGCTGCTCGCCGACCTGGCGCCTGGGCAGCCGTAG
- a CDS encoding IS630 family transposase, producing MGRPKAELTLSDEERAALEGWVRRRSTPQAWALRCRIVLACAEGTSNKDVATQLGSTPQAVGRWRARFVQYRIAGLGDMPRPGGPRTVTDDQVAAVVTKTLESTPKNATHWSTRSMAKEMGLSQSSVSRIWRAFGLQPHRSETFKLSTDPYFVDKVHDVVGLYLDPPERALVFCVDEKSQIQALDRSQPVLPMMPGVPERTTHDYVRAGTTTLVAALEVATGKVIGSLHRRHRAEEFKKFLVKLDKEVPGDLDVHLVCDNYATHKTPAIKKWLLAHPRFHLHFTPTGSSWLNLVERWFAELTNKQIRRGVHRSVQALEKDIRNWIATWNTDPKPYVWTKTADEILERLASYLNRIPDSEH from the coding sequence ATGGGGCGGCCGAAGGCCGAGTTGACTCTGTCGGATGAGGAGCGGGCTGCACTCGAGGGATGGGTGCGGCGTCGTTCCACGCCGCAGGCGTGGGCATTGCGGTGTCGGATCGTCCTGGCTTGTGCCGAAGGCACCTCCAACAAGGATGTGGCTACTCAACTCGGGTCCACACCACAGGCGGTGGGCCGCTGGCGGGCCCGGTTCGTGCAATATCGAATCGCAGGTCTGGGTGACATGCCACGTCCGGGTGGCCCCAGGACGGTGACGGACGACCAGGTCGCCGCGGTCGTCACCAAGACGCTGGAATCCACCCCGAAGAACGCGACGCACTGGTCGACGCGATCGATGGCGAAAGAGATGGGCCTGTCTCAGTCGTCGGTGTCCCGGATCTGGCGGGCGTTCGGCCTGCAGCCACATCGCTCGGAGACCTTCAAACTGTCAACCGATCCGTACTTCGTCGACAAGGTCCACGACGTCGTCGGTCTCTACCTGGACCCGCCCGAACGGGCGTTGGTGTTCTGCGTGGATGAGAAGTCGCAGATCCAGGCCCTGGACCGGTCCCAGCCGGTGCTGCCGATGATGCCCGGTGTTCCCGAGCGGACCACCCACGACTACGTCCGCGCCGGCACCACCACACTGGTCGCGGCTCTGGAGGTCGCCACCGGCAAGGTGATCGGCTCCCTGCACCGCAGGCACCGGGCCGAGGAGTTCAAGAAGTTCCTCGTCAAGCTCGACAAAGAGGTGCCTGGTGACCTGGATGTCCACCTCGTCTGTGACAACTACGCCACCCACAAGACACCCGCCATCAAGAAGTGGTTGCTGGCCCACCCCCGGTTCCACCTGCACTTCACACCAACCGGCTCGTCCTGGCTCAACCTCGTCGAGCGGTGGTTCGCCGAACTGACCAACAAACAGATACGGCGAGGTGTCCACAGATCCGTCCAGGCCCTCGAGAAGGACATCCGCAACTGGATCGCCACCTGGAACACCGACCCGAAGCCCTACGTCTGGACGAAGACCGCAGACGAAATCCTCGAACGCCTCGCCAGCTATCTGAATAGAATTCCTGACTCGGAACACTAG
- a CDS encoding glycosyltransferase family 4 protein, whose product MVPHVVITWLSTARGGAENSVIELATHLARLVPNVEVVWWRHGGRAAENPGPVHVHEVTDWNGYQQALARATSLPGGQPVVVISNHRTAAADVTIAPNARVIPVVRHVVSQDQTLRVIDPHTGELVERSIGQMAWDVLSAVPVWVGISQASAAALREHAPRARFVSAIPNGVTVPVRIPARSRPNTGKLLVAAVARTVPWKRLDVLVRAVADPRLSTAVMLDIFGEPGSQHQELQDLVGDLGAPVRFMGYVDNLPHRLAGYDALATAALQEGFGRCVIDAAGAGIPSIVPDAGASPELVVDGLTGMVYDPHDPHDLVATLTDAVMYRNELAAMGSAARALAEAWYTPGRCAAQFLNLVMGQQPLPGSLAAAR is encoded by the coding sequence GTGGTCCCCCACGTCGTTATTACCTGGCTCTCCACCGCTCGCGGCGGAGCGGAGAACTCGGTCATCGAGCTCGCCACGCACCTTGCCCGCCTGGTGCCCAACGTAGAGGTCGTGTGGTGGCGCCATGGCGGCCGAGCCGCCGAAAACCCGGGTCCCGTACACGTCCACGAGGTCACCGACTGGAACGGCTACCAGCAGGCCCTCGCCCGCGCGACGTCGCTGCCCGGCGGTCAGCCCGTCGTGGTGATCTCCAACCACCGCACCGCCGCCGCCGACGTGACGATCGCGCCGAACGCGCGCGTCATCCCCGTGGTGCGCCACGTCGTCAGCCAGGACCAGACGCTCCGCGTGATCGACCCGCACACAGGCGAGCTGGTCGAACGCAGCATTGGACAGATGGCCTGGGATGTGCTGTCCGCCGTGCCGGTCTGGGTGGGCATCTCGCAGGCATCCGCCGCCGCCCTGCGCGAGCACGCTCCACGCGCGCGGTTCGTCAGCGCGATCCCTAACGGCGTCACCGTCCCCGTTCGGATTCCGGCCCGCAGCCGGCCGAATACCGGAAAGCTCCTGGTTGCGGCGGTCGCCCGAACCGTTCCCTGGAAGCGCCTGGACGTCCTGGTGCGCGCCGTCGCCGATCCACGCCTGTCCACCGCCGTGATGCTGGACATCTTCGGTGAGCCCGGTTCCCAGCACCAGGAACTCCAAGACCTGGTAGGAGATTTGGGCGCGCCGGTGCGCTTCATGGGGTACGTCGACAACCTGCCACACCGTTTAGCCGGGTACGACGCGCTGGCGACCGCCGCGTTGCAGGAGGGATTCGGGCGGTGTGTCATCGACGCTGCCGGCGCGGGCATCCCGTCCATCGTTCCCGACGCAGGGGCAAGCCCGGAGCTCGTCGTGGACGGCCTGACGGGCATGGTCTACGACCCGCACGACCCGCACGACCTCGTGGCCACGCTCACCGACGCCGTGATGTACCGCAACGAGCTGGCCGCGATGGGAAGTGCCGCCCGAGCCCTCGCCGAAGCCTGGTACACCCCCGGGCGCTGCGCGGCCCAGTTCCTGAACCTGGTCATGGGGCAGCAGCCCCTCCCGGGTTCCCTGGCGGCGGCACGATGA